The following coding sequences are from one Musa acuminata AAA Group cultivar baxijiao chromosome BXJ1-6, Cavendish_Baxijiao_AAA, whole genome shotgun sequence window:
- the LOC103988064 gene encoding OVARIAN TUMOR DOMAIN-containing deubiquitinating enzyme 1-like translates to MWSRACSCFGGLVPEGNSPGGDDKGPDRKGKAKVEETDEEDLKIEQKVRSSILSSILDILWVLQAEVEEKNEEKLAFGEKETFRSMVAEYRRSEKVLREKIQLLHRLYAFFRRIRNDGASLYRSFLFAYVEHIWVTRDNTEVDRIGQSLTLCQWTNDIRGNICANFEELREMFLQLLYEHIREESRPRSHKEFLSRSLRQWDSASSGTLCSPLNFLCLLFVQCSLMCLLGQSFHS, encoded by the exons ATGTGGAGTCGAGCTTGCAGTTGCTTCGGAGGCCTGGTACCGGAGGGGAATTCGCCCGGAGGTGATGATAAAGGGCCTGATCGCAAAGGGAAG GCCAAGGTGGAGGAGACCGATGAGGAAGATCTGAAGATCGAACAAAAGGTTAGGAGCAGCATCCTCTCTTCGATTCTTGACATCCTTTGGGTTCTTCAA GCGGAGGTTGAGGAGAAGAATGAGGAGAAGCTGGCGTTCGGAGAAAAG GAAACTTTTCGCTCAATGGTAGCAGAATACCGCAGAAGTGAAAAAGTCCTGCGAGAAAAGATCCAG CTGCTTCATCGACTGTATGCTTTCTTTCGGCGGATACGAAACGATGGTGCTTCGTTATACCGAAGCTTTCTATTTGCCTATGTG GAGCACATTTGGGTCACACGAGACAACACCGAGGTCGATCGTATCGGACAAAGTCTTACACTATGTCAGTGGACAAATGACATCCGCGGCAATATCTGTGCCAACTTTGAAGAGCTGAGAGAG ATGTTCCTCCAGCTGCTGTACGAGCACATCAGAGAAGAATCGAGACCACGAAG TCACAAGGAGTTTCTGTCGAGGAGCCTGAGACAGTGGGATTCAGCTTCAAGTGGGACGCTTTGCTCACCATTAAATTTCTTGTGTCTTCTCTTCGTTCAGTGTTCTCTAATGTGTTTGCTCGGTCAGTCATTTCACTCTTAG